The Candidatus Zixiibacteriota bacterium genomic interval ATAAGAGCAGGCAATGAACTCTCCACAATCCCAGAAAGAAACAGTGGGTGCCATACAGTAAAGGTAAACCAAGAAAACAAATAAAAACACCAATGCCGATAACCAGACATTTATCGGGTCTTTCTTATACCAGCGGATGATGCTCATAGGATTAAACCTTTATATGCTTCGACAGCTCCAAAAGTTTTAAATATACACCCTTTAGTAAATTTGTCAATCTTTTCCTGTTCAGAAAGACGTAGGGGTTCAAAATTTTGAACCCCTACAATTACAATCCTTGTATCGTTTACATCAGTTCAAAACCTCCGCCACGCGATAGAACCAGATCATGTTTTCTTAATCTTCTTGGCTACGGCATCCAAAACCCCGTTTACGAAAGAGCCGGAATCCTCAGATGAATACTTTTTAGCCAGCTCAATAGCTTCATCTAAAGATACTTTTACTGGAATATCATCTAAGTATAAAAGTTCACAAATACCTATCCTTAAGATATTCTTATCCACCACTGCTATCCTGGAGAAATCCCAGTGCTGAACGTTCTTCTTTATCAGCTCATCGATTTCCTTCTGGTGCTCAATTACTTTCTTGAATAGTTCTCTGGAAAAAAGTTTGGACGAATTGTCAAGCTCTATTTGGGACACAAGGTCGCTGAACACCTCATCCGGCTTCTTACCGCTTATCTCCCAGCAATAAAGCGATTTCAAAACCAGCTCTCTTGCCTCTCTGCGTTTACCCATATTTTAGCCTTTAGGTCGTAGCATTTAGATTTTTTTCGTAGGGCAACCCTTCAGGGTTTCTTATATCCTTGTTGCAAGGCTGAAGTCTTCGCCAGGATCCTGTGGACAAGACCTTGTCCGGATTTGGATCCATTGGAACGGCCTCGCCCTACGATTCTTCGGCTTTTGACTTTAGCCTTTAGACTATAGACCTTTTTTAAATTTGTTCAAACAGGTTCACCATCTCAATTGCCGAGAGTGCTGCATCCCAGCCTTTATTACCAGCTTTGGCCCCTGCCCTTTCAATAGCTTGTTCTAAATTCTCGGTGGTGATAACCCCAAATATCACCGGCACACCTGTCTCCAAGGTTATCCTGGCGATATTCTTGGTCACTTCACTGGCGATATAATCATAATGCGGAGTATCACCCTTTATAACCGCACCCAGGCAGATCACCGCATGATATTTCTTGCTTTCTGCCAGTTTAAGCGCAGCATAAGGAATCTCAAAAGAGCCTGGGGTCCAGACGATGGTGACTTTTCTCTCATCTGCACCGTGGCGGTAAAGACAATCTAAAGCTCCATCCAAAAGCCTGTGGGTGACGAACTCGTTAAAGCGCGAGACCACCAGAGCAAAGCTCTTATCCTTGGCGTGCAGGTCCCCTTTGATAGTTTTGGGCATAAAACCTCCTTTAATTTTTTTTATCTTCAATTCAAAGGTAAATTATTTATCTTCAACAGGTGTCCTAATTTATCCCTCTTGGTCTCCAGGTATTTTAAATTCTCCGGAGTAGGCTCCATCTCCATAGGAACTCTTTCTATCACTTTCAAGCCATATCCCTCAATACCGACTATCTTACGAGGATTATTGGTGATCAACTTGATACTGCTCAATCCCAGATCAACCAGGATCTGAGCCCCAATGCCGTAA includes:
- the nusB gene encoding transcription antitermination factor NusB, encoding MGKRREARELVLKSLYCWEISGKKPDEVFSDLVSQIELDNSSKLFSRELFKKVIEHQKEIDELIKKNVQHWDFSRIAVVDKNILRIGICELLYLDDIPVKVSLDEAIELAKKYSSEDSGSFVNGVLDAVAKKIKKT
- the ribE gene encoding 6,7-dimethyl-8-ribityllumazine synthase, producing the protein MPKTIKGDLHAKDKSFALVVSRFNEFVTHRLLDGALDCLYRHGADERKVTIVWTPGSFEIPYAALKLAESKKYHAVICLGAVIKGDTPHYDYIASEVTKNIARITLETGVPVIFGVITTENLEQAIERAGAKAGNKGWDAALSAIEMVNLFEQI